A genomic window from Chelonoidis abingdonii isolate Lonesome George chromosome 26, CheloAbing_2.0, whole genome shotgun sequence includes:
- the HSD17B6 gene encoding 17-beta-hydroxysteroid dehydrogenase type 6 codes for MWLYLAALLGLYFLCRWYRERQIVENLREKYVLITGCDSGFGNLLAKQLDVRGLRVLAACLTQRGAEQLRKATSERLQTVILDVTRTDSIAAATAWVKEQVGDKGLWGLVNNAGLALPLLPNEWLTKDDFVKVLDVNLIGLIEVTLSILPLVKQARGRVVNMASVTGRLAFYGGGYCPSKYGVEAFSDSLRRELWPFGVKIAIVEPGYFRTPITDIQRHLECLEQSWHRARPEVKESYGQHYFNSYHKLTREILTTKPSTNLYLVTDCIEHALTSCHPRTRYSGGWDAQFFYIPLSYLPTALADGVLTWSWPRPAQAV; via the exons atgTGGCTGTACCTGGCCGCCCTGCTGGGGCTGTATTTCCTGTGCCGATGGTACCGGGAGCGGCAGATTGTGGAGAACCTCCGAGAGAAATATGTCCTGATCACTGGCTGCGACTCCGGCTTCGGGAACCTGCTGGCCAAGCAACTGGACGTGCGGGGTCTGCGGGTGCTGGCGGCTTGTCTCACCCAGCGGGGTGCGGAGCAGCTGAGGAAGGCGACGTCGGAGCGGCTGCAGACGGTGATCCTGGACGTCACCCGCACCGACAGCATCGCTGCGGCCACCGCCTGGGTGAAGGAACAAGTGGGGGACAAAG ggctctggggcctGGTGAACAATGCGGGGCttgccctccccctgctccccaacgaGTGGCTGACCAAGGACGACTTCGTCAAGGTGCTGGATGTGAACCTGATCGGCCTGATCGAGGTGACCCTCAGCATCCTGCCCCTGGTGAAGCAAGCCAGGGGCCGGGTCGTCAACATGGCCAGTGTCACGGGCCGGTTGGCTTTCTACGGAGGGGGCTACTGCCCGTCTAAGTACGGCGTGGAGGCGTTCTCCGACAGCCTCAG GCgcgagctctggccctttggcgTGAAGATTGCCATTGTGGAGCCGGGCTATTTCCGCACGCCCATAACCGATATCCAGCGTCATCTGGAGtgcctggagcagagctggcacCGCGCCCGCCCTGAAGTCAAGGAGAGCTACGGGCAGCACTACTTCAACAGCT ACCACAAGCTCACCAGAGAGATACTCACGACAAAGCCCAGCACCAACCTCTATCTGGTCACCGACTGCATAGAGCACGCGCTGACATCCTGCCACCCCCGCACCCGCTACTCTGGGGGCTGGGACGCCCAGTTCTTCTACATCCCCCTTTCCTACCTGCCCACGGCCTTGGCGGACGGGGTGCTGACCTGGAGTTGGCCCCGCCCAGCCCAGGCTGTGTAA
- the LOC116827726 gene encoding retinol dehydrogenase 7-like: MWLYLAALLGLYFLRRWYRERQSVEGLPEKYVLITGCDSGFGNQLAKQLDARGLRVLAACLTQQGAEQLRKATSERLQTVILDVTRTDSIAAATAWVKEQVGNKGLWGLVNNAGIAFPTAPNEWLTKDDFVKVLDVNLIGLIEVTLSFLPLVKQARGRVVNVASTMGRVAMLGGGYCLAKYGVEAFSDSLRRELLPFGVKLCIIEPGAFRTQILNSQLLQDMVQEVWGRVPAEIKESYGQRYFDTYYEQFLQLVATASPNLFLVTDCMEHALTARYPRTRYSGGWDAKLYYIPVSYLPTWCQDFLLTLREPKPAHGI; encoded by the exons ATGTGGCTGTacctggctgccctgctggggcTGTACTTCCTGCGCCGATGGTACCGGGAGCGGCAGAGCGTTGAGGGCCTCCCGGAGAAATATGTCCTGATCACCGGCTGCGACTCCGGCTTCGGGAACCAGCTGGCCAAGCAGCTGGACGCGCGGGGCCTGCGGGTGCTGGCGGCTTGTCTCACCCAGCAGGGCGCGGAGCAGCTGAGGAAGGCGACGTCGGAGCGGCTGCAGACGGTGATCCTGGACGTCACCCGCACCGACAGCATCGCCGCAGCCACCGCCTGGGTGAAGGAACAAGTGGGGAACAAAG ggctctggggcctGGTGAATAACGCAGGGATCGCATTCCCCACGGCTCCCAATGAGTGGCTGACCAAGGACGACTTCGTCAAGGTGCTGGACGTGAACCTGATTGGCCTGATCGAGGTGACGCTCAGCTTCCTGCCCCTGGTGAAGCAAGCCAGGGGCCGGGTCGTCAACGTGGCCAGCACGATGGGCCGCGTGGCCATGCTTGGAGGGGGCTACTGCCTGGCCAAGTACGGGGTGGAGGCATTCTCCGACAGCCTCCG GCGGGAGCTCCTTCCTTTTGGGGTCAAGCTCTGCATTATAGAGCCGGGCGCCTTCAGGACACAGATCTTAAATTCCCAGCTCTTGCAAGACAtggtgcaggaggtgtggggcCGGGTCCCCGCCGAGATCAAAGAGTCGTACGGACAGCGCTACTTCGACACCT ATTACGAGCAATTCCTACAGCTCGTAGCCACGGCCAGCCCCAACCTCTTCCTGGTCACTGACTGCATGGAGCACGCGCTGACGGCCCGCTACCCCCGCACCCGCTACTCCGGGGGCTGGGACGCCAAGCTGTATTATATCCCGGTCTCTTACTTGCCAACCTGGTGCCAAGACTTCCTGCTGACTCTACGGGAGCCCAAACCAGCCCATGGCATCTAG